The Acinonyx jubatus isolate Ajub_Pintada_27869175 chromosome D1, VMU_Ajub_asm_v1.0, whole genome shotgun sequence genome includes a window with the following:
- the LOC106977926 gene encoding olfactory receptor 4D10: MELRNCTRVKEFTFLGLTQNQELSLVLFLFLLLVYVTTLLGNLLIMVTVSCESRLHTPMYFLLRNLSIADICFSSITAPKVLVDLLSQRKTISFNGCFTQMFFFHLVGGVDVFSLSVMALDRYVAISKPLHYMTIMSRGRCIGFIVASWVGGFVHSIVQISLLVPLPFCGPNVLDTFYCDVPQVLKLSCTDIFMLELLMISNNGLLTTLWFFFLLVSYMVILLVVRSQAGEGRRKAISTCTSHITVVTLHFVPCIYVYARPFTALPTDKAISVTFTVISPLLNPLIYTLRNQEMKSAMRRLKRRLMPSDRE; the protein is encoded by the coding sequence atGGAGCTGAGAAACTGCACCAGGGTGAAAGAATTTACTTTCCTTGGTCTAACCCAGAATCAAGAGCTGAGCTTggtcttatttcttttcctgcttctcgTGTACGTGACAACTCTGCTGGGAAACCTCCTCATCATGGTCACTGTGTCCTGTGAATCTCGCcttcacacccccatgtacttcctGCTCCGTAATTTATCTATTGCCGACATCTGCTTTTCCTCCATCACTGCTCCCAAGGTTTTGGTGGACCTGCTGTCACAGAGAAAGACCATCTCCTTCAATGGCTGCTTCACCCAGATGTTTTTCTTCCACCTTGTCGGAGGGGTGGATGTATTTTCATTATCAGTGATGGCATTGGATCGATATGTGGCCATCTCCAAGCCTCTGCACTACATGACCATCATGAGTAGAGGTCGTTGCATTGGATTCATAGTGGCCTCCTGGGTGGGGGGCTTTGTCCACTCCATCGTGCAGATTTCCCTGTTGGTTCCACTCCCGTTCTGTGGACCCAATGTTCTTGACACTTTCTACTGTGATGTCCCCCAGGTTCTCAAGCTCTCCTGTACAGACATTTTTATGCTTGAGTTGCTGATGATTTCCAATAATGGACTGCTCACCACACTGTGGTTCTTCTTCCTCTTGGTGTCATATATGGTCATATTATTAGTAGTAAGGtctcaggcaggggaggggaggaggaaagccaTCTCCACCTGCACCTCCCACATCACTGTGGTGACCCTGCACTTTGTGCCCTGCATCTACGTCTATGCCCGGCCCTTCACTGCCCTCCCCACAGATAAAGCCATCTCTGTCACCTTCACTGTCATCTCCCCGCTGCTGAACCCCTTGATCTACACGCTGAGGAACCAGGAGATGAAGTCAGCCATGAGGAGACTGAAGAGAAGACTCATGCCTTCTGACAGGGAATAG